The Horticoccus luteus DNA window GCGACGGCCATTTCTTGCGGCCCAACTTCATCCAGACTTATCGCTGCCGGAATGTCCTGATCGAGGGCGTGACAATCATCCGCTCGCCCATGTGGGAAATTCATCCCGTGCTCTCCACCAACGTCACCGTGCGCGGCGTGAAGATCGATTCGCACGGACCCAACAACGACGGCTGCAATCCCGAATCCTCGCGCGATGTCCTGATCGAAGACTGTGTTTTCGACACCGGCGACGACTGCATCGCCATCAAATCCGGCCGCAACGCCGACGGCCGCCGCGTCGGCCTGCCCTCCGAAAACATCGTGGTGCGCCGTTGCACGATGAAGGACGGCCACGGCGGCGTGGTCATCGGCAGCGAAGTATCCGGCGGCTGTCGCAACGTTTTCGTCGAGGACTGCGTGATGGACAGCCCGTCACTCGACCGCGCCCTTCGCCTCAAATCCAACGCCCAGCGCGGCGGCGTGATTGAAAACGTCTTCATGCGGCGCGTGACTGTCGGCCAGGTGGCCGAAGCCATTCTTACGGTCGATCTCCTCTACGGCGAAGGCGCCGCCGGCGAGCATCCGCCGACCGTGCGCAACATCCACCTCGACCGCATCACGAGCACCTCCAGTCCCCGCGTGCTCTGGATCGCCGGCTTTGCCGGCGCCACGATCGAAGACATCTTTATTCGCGACTGCACCTTTCGCGGCGTCACTGCTGCGGAATACGTCGTCCACGCCGGCCACATCGACTGGCGCCACGTCACGATCGAGCCCGCGGCGATCCCGATTCGTCGTTGATCGTCGCCCGGCTGGGCGCGGGCGGCTGCGCGCTCACGTCTCATTTATCTCCGGCGGCGGCGCGTCGGCGTCGCACTTGCCTCACACCGAATCACGCCTCCAAACTTTTCCTCCCTCTCCTTCGCCTGAGTCACACCGATCAATTTTTCACCCTGATCCGCATGTTTTCTCGTTTTCTCATCCTTCTCAGCGCTGCCCTTCTCGCGACGTCGTCTCCTCTGCTCCAGGCAGCCTCGAAAGCCGGCGATGACATCACCACGTTGCCGGCGTTTTCCGTCTCCGAAGAGACGGCCGATGACAGCTTCGATGCGACGGGCATGGGCGCGGTGGATGAAGAGATGAGCGATCCCGTTTTCTCGAACGAACTCACGAGCATCGACTTCGACTCGGATCCCACGATCAGCGGCGACACCGAGGTTGAACTCGGTGCCATCGACACCGATTCGCCCTCCGAGCGCGCCCTGGGCCAGTCGCAGCTCAAGCTCCGCGGCTTCCCCACGCCGAGCCTGCGCAACAGCTATCTGCGCGTCGGCCTCCCGCGCGCCGTGAACATCAATCGCGTGATCGTCATCGAAGGCCCCCTCGTTCCCGTCCTCGGCCGCGCGGCCCCCGGCGGCATTCAAAACTTCCTCACCTGGCGTCCTCGCGCCACCGCCCAGCAAAGCCTCGAATTCCTGACCACCAGCCGCGACCGTCAGCGCGCCGCCGCGCGCACCAACGGCACCCTCATCGCCAAACGCCTCTGGCAACGCGTCGCCGTCGAATGGACGCTGCGCAACGGCCCGGAGCAGTTCTCCCGCCAGGAAACCAGCTCCCTCAGCGCCGCGCTCACCTGGCGCCACAACCGCGCCGCGAGCACGATGGTGTCCTTCGATTTCTCTCATCTTCTCGCCCGCGTGCCGCCCGGCATCCCGCGCTATCGGCCCACCGCCGGCGCCAAGATCGCCGGCCCTTATCTCCCGCTGGCGTTGTTCAATTCCAACGGCCCCCACGCCGCCGTGCGCCGCGATACCGGCGTGCTCAACGTGCAATCCGAACGCCAGCTCTCCCGCATCTTCGCCATGCGCGCCTCCGCGGAAGCATGGTGGGCGCACACCGATCAGGACCGCTTCACCTCGCCCGTGCTCGTTCTCGACCGCGGCGTGTTTGAAGGTGTCCGCGAACCACGCCACATCGAGCAACCCTCCCAAACGCTCGCCGCCCAGATCGAGTTCACCGCGCGCTTTCACATCGCGAAGACCGAGCAC harbors:
- a CDS encoding glycoside hydrolase family 28 protein; translated protein: MIALRRLLLAALTLAGVNLAAPSLLAAGWDDLPAVLARISAPQFPARDFPITEFGARPGLDATAALRAAIAACSAAGGGRVVVPAGLWLTGAIHLRSGVNLHVSAGATLRFSTDPTAYPLVFTRWEGIECLNHSPLIYAFEQENIAVTGTGTLDGQASDDTWWRWVNRSAEGLRPQQAARDALVALGEQGVPVTQRIFGDGHFLRPNFIQTYRCRNVLIEGVTIIRSPMWEIHPVLSTNVTVRGVKIDSHGPNNDGCNPESSRDVLIEDCVFDTGDDCIAIKSGRNADGRRVGLPSENIVVRRCTMKDGHGGVVIGSEVSGGCRNVFVEDCVMDSPSLDRALRLKSNAQRGGVIENVFMRRVTVGQVAEAILTVDLLYGEGAAGEHPPTVRNIHLDRITSTSSPRVLWIAGFAGATIEDIFIRDCTFRGVTAAEYVVHAGHIDWRHVTIEPAAIPIRR